The genome window ATGAAGGAAGACTCGCGCTATACGGCATGGAGACAGAGGAGTACCGCAAGCTGGCTTCGGGAGCGGGTGATGGGCCACAGCTGGTTTTCGCGATGCGGAACAAAAAAGCAAAATAAACAAAGCGTGGCACGTATGAACCTATCTCCTCGTTCATGCATCCACGCTTTTTCTTTTGGCTCGGACCTACTTGTTTTCTTTCCTCAAATTGTGCCCCGTATTTTCCCCCGTATTGGGAGGCGTACTGCGGGAGCCCGCGGAAGCTTCTGTCGGGCGCTTGTTCTTGTTGTTATGCTTTGCCATCTCAAAATCACCTCCTGCGTCTTCGGATCATACCCCTGTAGTATGTCCTGCTGCAGAATGGAAAAACACCTTGACCCGCTAGGCAAGCCAAAGTGTTTGGTAGGGCGTGCTATTCTTTTGCAAAGCTGAATTCGCCTTTATTTCACAACGAGTTTGGCAACCATTTTGCCATGGTCCGGTCCGCAGATCACGTTGCAGAAAATGTTGTATTCGCCAGCTTTATCGATCTTCAACGTTTTGCTGCCTTCTTTTTGGAGCTCGAAATCGGTGCCTTCGATGCCAATGCCGTGGAAGCCTTCAGCAGACTTGAAATTGACGGTGAACTCTTCCCCTGCTTTTACTTCAAATGTATCTTGATTGAACTTCCAATTGCTCGCCTCAATATTGATTGCCGTACCTGTCGCCGCAGCCGGAGCCTGGGCTGTTTGGCCACCGCTTGCTGCCTGATCCTTGCTCTCGCCCCCACATGCTGTGAGCAGCATCGCAGAAAAAGCAACAGCTGAAACTAGCAATCCCCACTTCTTCGTCATTGTGACCCCTTCTTTCTTCTTGTTCTACACTTCCATTTTACTGAAAGATTGTCGTCCAAAATCTGGGGGTCTGTGACCGAATCGTGACTGAACGGTGACGAATTGGCTAACAAATATATCCATCCCCTGGCCCGCTTTTATTCCTCGCTGGTCAGTTGAATTTGGTAGATTTTCTTGGGCCTTCCACGCAGTTTTTCCTGCTTCTTGTACAGGATCCGGGCGACGCCTTTTTCTTCGAGCTGATTCAGCATGCGATTGGCGCTGCGAACGGTAATGCCCAGATGGTAGGCCAGCTCCTCGGCGGTGAGCTCATTGCGTTCTGTCTTGGCGAGCACGGCCATGATCTTCTGGAGCTGCAGCGTGGAAAGATCGGTCTCTTCACTTTTGCGCTGCACGAATTCATTGACCTGATTGCGATAGGACAAGCAGCTTTCTTCCCCCAGCGGCCCGATAATCTGGTCGCTGTCCGTTATGACAAAGGTCCCCATCGACTTGCTGGAAACGGACATGTTGTTCGCGGACTGGGCATTGATTCGCGCCTTGTACATGCTGTTGCCTACCCCCCACCCGATGTGGACGGGAAACGGGAGCGTTTTTTCCAAATAGGTCAGCAGCAGGCATTGTGTGAGATTGTCCGTCAATGTCTTCAGGTCTTTAAACGAACTGATGATCTCAAAGCTGTTATTCGACTTCTGGATCAGAAACGGCACCTTCTGCTCTGTGCTGAACTCCAAGAGCGATTTGTGCAGCAGCATTTGGCGCAGCTCCCACTCATTCAGGCTTTCCCTCGCTGTGTCTACACTTCCCATCGTGACGTGCCCGATGGCGATTCGGCTCTCCGCCAGCTTGATGGCTGCCAGTTCACTGATGATGTGCTCAAACTGCTGGACGACCGAATCGGGAGAAGGGAACAGGTACAGGTGCGGGATCCCCTGATCAGCCAGATCCTGAACGATATTGCTCATCCTCGTCATGGATAGATCGATTTTGCCCGCCTGCCAAAGTTCAATGTGCTCGCCAAGCACTTCTTCATGGATCTTGTCGGTGATGCGGAACGGGGAAAGCGTATGGGGCATGGAATCTGCCGGGATGACGTCCTTGATCCCAAAGAAGCTGTTATGTTCAGAGAGGAAATCGATATAGACACGGGAAAAATCGAGATCCCGATGATGGATGCTGAGCTGAAACAGTTTTTTGTAAAACTCCTGCTCGCTGATCTGAAACGTGTACGTAGGCACCGAGAAGCTGCCCCATTGATCATTCAGGTAAAAGTAAGCCAGCTCAGTCAACACAAAGCCGTCAACGAGCTGCTCGTTTTGCCGATACAGCTCCGGCGTTTCGTGCAATCGATGGTACGGCAGCAGCACGACCTCACAGTGATCCGCGACTCGTGTCGGCACCGTAGTCAATTCTTTGAGAGAGTGCTGGGCGATGATGGCACCCAAACGGATCATAAACGGTCCCTCCTTTCACTCACTAGCCTATTATAGGAGATTCGTACCCCTTTGAAAATATTTATAAAAGACTTGCAATACTGAAAACAATGCTTTAAATTGTTTTTAGAAAACGTCTTAAATATGTCCAAAAATAACATTTACAGGTGGTGATCATTTTTTCCTGTGCGCTGTGCCCTCGTCTTTTCGCTTTTGGCAAGAACCATTGAAAACGCTACCAAGGGGGATCTCGATGAACACGAACGTCACACCTGCTGCAAACGGCAAACACAAATACCTGATTCTGGGGCTGCTCTGTCTGGGATGGATTATCAACTACTTCGACAAAGTAGCCATCAACGTCGCCGTCATTCCCATCTCTCAAGAGTTTGGACTTTCCGAAACACAGGTCGGGCTCATACTCAGCAGCTTTTTCCTCAGCTATGCCATCATGCAGCCAATCGGGGGAAGCCTGGCTGACAAGTTCGGCTCACGCAAAGTCATCCTTTTTTCCGTCATCGGCTGGTCGCTGTTTACCATCCTTACCGGTGCCGCTTGGTCGTTCCTCTCCCTGATCATCATTCGCTTCTTGTTCGGGATCGGAGAAGGCAGCTATCCTTCCGCGAGCTCTGTAGCCGTGGCAGAAAGCTTTCCACAGCATGAGCGTGCCAGGGCCAAATCCATCCTTACTTCCGCTACGACGATCGGGGCCGTTCTCGCCACACTGGTCGCGGCCAGCTTGTCCAAGCATTTTGGCTGGCAAGCCATGTTTATCGTACTCGGGGTGCTCGGATTGTTTCTGGCCCTGCTTTACGCCAAGTTTTTGCATCCGGCCGGTGCCCAGGCAGCAAAGGCGAAAAACACGGTGGATAAGCTCCCGCTGAAAGAACTGCTGAAGATCTCCATGCTATGGAAGCTGATGGCCATCTATTTCGGCATTTCAATGGTGAACTGGGGCATGATGTCTTGGATGCCTTCGTACATGGTCAAAGTACGACACCTCGACATGGTTTCCATGGGGGCCCTTGCTTCCATCCCTGCGATTTTGTCTTTCTTTACGGTTCTGGGTACGGGTTGGATGCTGGACAAAAAAATGGTCGGACGGGAGAAATATTTGATTTCTGTCGGTTCTCTCATTGGCATCCTATCGCTTTATCTGTTGTCAAAAGCTCCTTCCGTTGCACTGGTCGTCACCTATCAAGCTTTCGCAAGCATTGGCCTTGGAGCAGCGGTCACTACCACGCTGACCATGCCGCTCAAGTACATATCTCCTTCATCGGTTGGCGCGGCTTCCGGTCTCATTTATCTAGGCGGACAAATTGCCGGGGTCATCGCGCCGACCGCCATGGGCTTTATGATTCAACAGTTCAACGGCTCCTATGATGCAGCTTTCTGGTTGTTGATCATCGCGACAGCGATTCCACTCTTTGTTGGGATCACACTGCGAACAGGCGCTTTGAACAGGCAAGAACCACCACAGGCTGCGGCATCCAGCAGCTGATCTTGGCTGGAGATTCGCAACGCAAGCAAACTATCTGAAACAGCGAGGTGTTTACCATGGTTAATCGCAACAGAATTGCAGAAATCATCGAACAAAAAAGAGAGCTCCTGACACATGTGAGCGATCGTATCTGGGACTTTGCCGAAACACGCTTTGAGGAGTTTCGCTCCGCCGAACTGCTCTGCCAAATACTCGAACAGGAAGGCTTTGCGGTCGAGAAGGATCTCGCGGGTATCCCGACAGCCTTTGTCGGAAGCTACGGCAGCGGCGGACCCGTCGTCGCGATCCTAGGAGAATTCGACGCCCTCTCCGGTCTGAGCCAAGAGCGCGGCAATCCCGTTCATCAGCCCATTCAAGCGGGTGGCAACGGCCACGGCTGCGGGCACAACCTGCTGGGGACTGGATCTTTGGCGGCAGCTATTGCCATTCGCCATTATATGGAGGAAAACCAGATTTCAGGCACTGTCCGCTACTACGGCTGCCCTGCTGAAGAAGGCGGCTCAGGAAAGGCCTATATGGCTCGAGAGGGTCTTTTCGACGACGTGGACTTCGCGATCTGCTGGCACCCGCAAAACTTCAATGCCATCATGTCGATCAGCAGCCTCGCGAATTATCAGGTGTACTTCAAGTTCAAAGGGAAAGCGGCCCATGCGGCTGCGGCTCCTCATCTCGGACGCAGTGCGCTGGATGCCGTCGAGCTCATGAATGTCGGCGTCAACTACTTGCGTGAGCACGTCATACCGGAAGCGCGCATGCACTATGCCATAACCAATACAGGCGGGTTCTCGCCAAATGTCGTGCAGGCAGAAGCGGATGTCCTGTATCTGATCCGCGCTCCGAAAACGCAGCAGGTAGAAGAGATCTATCAACGCGTCTGCAAAATCGCGCAAGGCGCTGCCATGATGACCGAAACCGAAGTCGAGATCATTTTCGATAAGGCCTGCTCCAACCTCATCCCGAACCAAGCATTGGAACGCGTCATGTACGAAAACTTCCGCGAGCTCGGTGTCCCCGTGTTCGATGACGCGGAAAAAGAGTTTGCTCGCCAGATTCGTACGACGATCCCGGATGCGGACAAAAACAGTGAGCTGCAAATGCTCGCCAAGCTAAAAGGCGCGGGTGCGGGAGAGCTCCTGAAGCAGCTCGAAAAACAAGAGCTGTCGGACTTCCTCCTGCCTCACATGCAAACCCCTCGTCTGATGTCTGGCTCCACCGATGTCGGGGATGTGAGCTGGATCACACCGACGGTTCAATGCTCGACGACGTGCTTTGCGATGGGCACGCAGCTGCACTCCTGGCAGGCCGTCTCCCAGGGTGGAATGTCGATCGGCCAGAAAGGCATGCTCCACGCCGGCAAAGTCATGGCTGCGACCGCCATCGATGCCCTGCTGCGTCCTGACGTGATCGAAGAAGCCAAAGCAGAGCTGAGAGAGCGATTGGATGGACAATCCTACGTCTGCCCGATCCCGGCTGAGATCAAGCCGGCAGCTCGTCGATAGACTCTAACACATGAAAGGGCCGCCACTCTGGCAGCCCTTTCATCGTAATGATCGCGATCACCGTCCATTCACACTGCTTGCCACTACTTTGTCGATGGCTGTCATCAAGCGGGCCATCCCCGCTTCTATCACTTCAGGCGCTGCATGCGTATAGTTGAGCCGCAGTGTATTTCGCTCGGGCTGACCTACAAAGAACGAAGCGCCAGGCACAAAGGCTACCCCCTCTTGCAATGCCGCTTCCAACAGCTCAGATGCATCGATGGTTCCTTTCATGGACACCCAAAGGAACATGCCGCCTTGTGGCTCTGCCCATTCGAAAAGATTCTGCCCCTCCCTGGACAAATGTCTCTGCATCACTTGCAGGCGATGCTTGTATTGCTCCCTGAGTCTTTCCACATGCTGGCGAATGGGGAAATCCTGCAGGAAATAGTACAGGGCACGCTGATCGATCGAACTGGTATGGAGGTCCGTTGATTGCTTTGATAATGCGCTCATACGGATGACCTCCTTTGGCCCCGTCAACCAACCGATGCGAACGCCGGGAGCGACTGTTTTGGAAAAGGTGCTGGTGTAGATCACATGGGCACCGTCTGCTTCCATCCCCGCCAGCGGAACAGGCTGCTCGTCTGTAAATCGCAGATCGGAGTACGGGTCGTCCTCTACGACGATGACGTTGTGCTTCGCCGCCAGCTGTAGCAGTGCCTCCCGTCTTTCCTTGCTCCATACCTTGCCCTCTGGGTTGGAGAAGGTTGGAACGACGTAAATGAACTTGGGAGAATGGGTAATGATCTTTTCCTCCAGATCCTCAGGAATCATCCCGTGATGATCACTTTGGACTGCAATCATATTGGCTTCATATAACTGGAATGCCTGCAGCGCCGCCAAATAAGACGGGTTTTCTACCAGCACCGTGTCACCAGCAGAGAGAAACACCTTTGCGAGCAAGTCAATGGCCTGCTGCGATCCTGTCGTCACCAAAATATTTTCCAGCGACGCTGGGATGGCTCTCTCCCTCAGCCTTTCTTGAATGAGCGTTCGCAGCTCGACGTCCCCCTCTGTCGGCCCGTATTGAAGATATTTCCCCCCGGAACGAAAGACCTTCTGATAAGCCAGCTCCAATTCCTGTACGGGAAACAAAGCTTCATCAGGTAGCCCCCCGGCAAAGGAGATGATGTTCCCCGATTGAATGACTTTGAGCAAATCTCGTACGGCTGATGAGGTGATGCCAGACACACGCTTCGTAAATGGATATTGCATGAAATCCACTCCTTGCCCTACTCGTATTTGTAGAGTAAGCATACGAAGCGGTCAGTATAACAGTAAACGTCCCGTTATAACAGTTTTCGTAAAATTTAAAAAATAGTACCCTTTCGCATCTCCTTGCGTTACACTACATGTAATTATTTCAAGCTAAGAGAGCCATTCGGACAAACAAGGAGGATTGTGATGCATATCGATTTAAACAGACACTCCGGCATAACACTCACAGAACAGATCAGAACAGCAGTGGCAGATCGTATCCAATCCGGCCTGCTTCAGGAAGGGGAGAAGCTCCCCTCTGTACGAAATCTTTCCAAGCTTTTGGATGTGAGCTTAATGACCGTCTTTCACGCTTATGAACTGTTGGAGCAGGAAGGACTAATCGACCGGATACAGGGAAAGGGCTCTTTTATTCTTGGAAAATCTACGAGATTCAAGAATCGGCCGAATCAAAAGGAAGCGGAAAAACCGTCCATGGACTGGCAGAACACCGTAGCTGACTATTTGCCCCGCGCCCAATATTGGCGAATGATGCAGAGTCCGCTAGTAGATGTCGCGAAACTATCCATGGCCGCACTCCATTCATCTCTAATCCCTACCGAATGGATTACCAAGCAGTTTTTTCTGCATGCGCAGCTGGACCACTCGCTCTTGACCGAATATGGTCCCGTCCAAGGAGACAGCAAGCTGCGCGATGCCGTACTTCCTTACTTTCGTGAAAAGAACATCGTCGCTGGACCAAATGAAATCATGATTCTCAATGGATCCCAGCAAGGCATCGATCTCGTTGCCTCCACCTTTGTGGGACCTGGTGATGTGGTTGTCCTCGAGGAGCCAGCCTATCCATGCACGATCGACGTACTGCGAAGGCGTGGCGCCACCATTTTTACCATCCCAATCGACGAAGAAGGCATGCAGGTAGATCATTTGGCTGCCTTATGCGATACCCGCCCACCCAAACTGATCTACACCAATCCGACGTTTCAGAATCCTACCGGCACAGTGATGAGCGCCAGGCGTCGAGCGCAATTGCTGGAGCTTGCCCAGAGCTACAACGCGATCATTCTCGAGGATGATGCGACCAGTGATCTTTATTTTGGCTCAGCTCCCCCTCCCCCTGCCATCAAAAGCATGGATCGTCACGGGCATGTCATCTATCTGAAAGGCATTAGCAAATTCATTTCCCCCGGCTGCCGCATAGGGTTCTTGATAGCAGACGGAACGTTCATGACACGCCTCGTCAGCTCCAAGGGGATTAGCGACCTCGGATCGCCGCTGATCACGCAGAAAGCCATTCTTCCCTTCTTTACGTCGAATCAGCTGCAAAAGCATCTTCCTGTTTTACGAGAAAAACTGAAGGAACGGCGAAACTTGGTTCTGCAGATTTTGAATCGAATGGCTCCGAAAGGCGTGCGCTGGACCAAGCCTGACGGCGGGTTAAATATTTGGATGACGCTGCCTCATGCCATGAATGCGGATGATCTTCACACCTTTGCCTTACAGGAAGGGATCTCCTTTTTGCCCGGCCATGTCTGTTTCCCAGCGCAGCAGCAGTACCACCATCTTCGCCTTTCCTTTTCCTACCTGGATATTCATACGCTCGAGAGCTCGCTGATCACGCTTTGTCGTTTGCTGCAAGGCTTCACTCAATCAGACCGCCATTCCGAGCGCATCATGCATATCTGATGGATCAAAAACAAAAGCGCAGATGCATGCTCTGCGCTTTTGGATATGTCCGTTGACTGCTTAGGCTGTCCTCTGCGCCACGCATCTCTTCCCGCTCATAATTCCCTGGTACAAAGTAGATTCCTCGTTTCGCTCTCACCCTTGCGATTTCATCCATCACATAAGCCAGCTGACCGCTGTTTTGCGCCAAATCTCCGGTCACAAAAACCATGTCCGGCCTCCAGCGGTTCAGGAGGCGATGCAAGGAACCGTTTAGAAAACGGATGCGCCCATGCAGATCCGTGATGTGGATCAAGGTCAGCGAAGGCAGGTCTTTCACCGTCAAATGCACCCGTGTGGTCTGCGCATACAGCGTTTGAACGACTACATAGATCGCTCCTGCCGCCAAGGACAAGAGGATGGCGAGATAGGAACCACACATTTTTTGGAAACACTCTCCCTTCAATTTGCGTCCTATGAATGATGGGAGTGATACTCATGCTGATACGTTCCAAATATCCATACCTCGTCCTATTCGTGTTTTCCTTGCTCTGGACCTCTTTTTTCTCCGCTTCTCCTGCCCAAGCCTGCAGCTGTGCCTCTCCTCCCGATCCCTTGACTGCCCGCGACCGCTCCAACGCTGTGTTTACAGGCACGGTACTTGCCGTCAACGAAGTGACCGACTGGAGCGAATTTATGCCCTTTACGAAGCCCATTCACAAGCAGGTCGAGGTCATTTTGGAAGTTCAATCGATCTGGAAAGGGATCACCGCCTCTCAGGTCCGAGTCATTACGGAGTCGGACAGTGCCAGCTGCGGAATTGATTTTCAGCCTGGGAGAAGCTATCTTGTCTACGCTACCTTCCATGAGGGCAGCGAGCTGTACACGCATCTGTGCACCCGAACAGCTGAGGTGGCAAACGCAGGGGAAGATCTGCACGCTCTGGGGCAAGGCACCCCTCCAGGCGAAAAGACTGATCTCCTTTCGCGCCAGCTGCTGGTTTCGTACGGTTTACCTGCTGCAATCGCAGTCGTCGCGCTGGCGGCAATTATCTTTATGTACCGCAAAAAGCGAGGACTCTCCTAAAACGAGTCCTCGCTTTTTGCTCACTCCAGGTAGCTCTTCGCTACGTGCTTGGCTAGATGAAAAGACTGCCAGCCTCGGTCCTCTTTCAACTCCTCCGCCCTCTCCTGCAGCAGGTACTTTATTTTGTCCGCCACTGCTGGATCTTCCTTCAACGTCATGATGACCGGAATCGCGTCTAGGGACAGGCTCGTCAAATACGCCACGTCGATTCTTCCCGTCTCCTCGTAGCGCTGTATGTTCTTCTTCGCGATCACCGCATCGACATTGATGTAATTGAGCAATACATACGCTGCGATCCCCGCCACGCCGTATACCTTCAGCAGGGAAAAGTTGTTTCGCCAGATTTTCAAGAAGGCGATCACAAACAGGATGAACAAAAAGATCATGAAAGCGTGAGCCAACAACCTCGTGTGGGTATATCCGTAGGCTTCCTCATACAAGGACAGGCGGTAATAGGCGGAAACCAGCATAAAGCTCGTACAGACCGTCAACAGGCTGAGCAAGGCTTGGACGATTTTGTAGATAACCCGCTGCGCCCTCGAAACGAGGTGCATGAAGCTCACCAGCAGGATAAAGTTGATGATGGTCACCGTGACCAGCTCGTTAAACCCTTTTTTCGCGTATTCCGCATACGTCATATTGTCCGGCAAGACAGCTTCGGCGCCACCGAACAAATACGAGATCTGGATGACGGTAAAGGCGACATACACCACATTGATGATTGTCAGGATCGTCACCAAAATGATGCCATCCCAGGCTATCTTCTTCTCCTCCGGTTGATCTTGCAAAGGGAGCGCTGCCGTCTGCAGTCTCGGTCCCAAAATGGCGTACAGGTAGCCAAAGGTCAAAAGCGCGGCGAAGCCGATCAGAAACAAGCGGAAGATCGCCTCTGCGGAGCCCCAGTCAAACACCCTGCGCGGAATCTCCGCAAGAAAATGCCCAAAAACACCATCCGCTTGGGAGAGCAGAGACAGCACCACTACCAGGAGCGGCACCGATATCCCCAGACCCGCCAGCACCTTCATCGCCACCCCGTACTTTGTCCGGTCCACCCGATTCTTGACCCACTCCCGAAGCAAAACAAACGGGATGCTCGTGTATTTCACCGTGTAAATGAGCACCGTCTCGATCATCTCTCCAAAAAACCCGAAAGAAAACCAGCTCTTTTGGTGTCGTTTGGCAAGCAGCATCGTCTGCGCGACCAACAGAAACGGAACCATCATAAAGTTTATCCATTGAAAAAACGCATTGTCGTACAGAAAGAAGGTCAGCGCCAGCAAAAAGATCGGCACTGTCAGCGACCACGCGAAGGCTTGATCCCGCGAAAATGTCAGCTGGATGCGCTCTCTCGCTTGCCAAATGAACAAGAGGTACAACCCGATTACAAACAGTGGATAGGAGATGCCGAATTCTTTCCCGTAGAACAGATAATCAGCGATCACTCCCATCGCTACAGAACCAATCAACATCCAATGAAAGCCGCTATGTCTTTGTGCCATTTCAGCCACAGGTTTCCACTCCTTGCCACGTAATCGCTATCCGGCCTCGATAGCCGTTGATTGTAAATACGCGGAAGGAAAATCAAACGATACGGATAATAGGAAATCCCTGACAAATAAAAAACCTCCATGGCTCATTTAGAGCCACGAAGGTCTGCTTTCGAGAAGATTAGTCGTCACACTTCTCTGCCTTACCCTCAGCCAGTGCCGTCTTGAAGGAAGACCCACAGCCGCAGGAAGCCACCGCGTTTGGATTCTCGATGGAGAAGCCTCCGCCCATCATGGATTCCTTGTAGTCAATCTCGGTACCATTAATGTATTGA of Brevibacillus choshinensis contains these proteins:
- a CDS encoding DUF4153 domain-containing protein, which gives rise to MAQRHSGFHWMLIGSVAMGVIADYLFYGKEFGISYPLFVIGLYLLFIWQARERIQLTFSRDQAFAWSLTVPIFLLALTFFLYDNAFFQWINFMMVPFLLVAQTMLLAKRHQKSWFSFGFFGEMIETVLIYTVKYTSIPFVLLREWVKNRVDRTKYGVAMKVLAGLGISVPLLVVVLSLLSQADGVFGHFLAEIPRRVFDWGSAEAIFRLFLIGFAALLTFGYLYAILGPRLQTAALPLQDQPEEKKIAWDGIILVTILTIINVVYVAFTVIQISYLFGGAEAVLPDNMTYAEYAKKGFNELVTVTIINFILLVSFMHLVSRAQRVIYKIVQALLSLLTVCTSFMLVSAYYRLSLYEEAYGYTHTRLLAHAFMIFLFILFVIAFLKIWRNNFSLLKVYGVAGIAAYVLLNYINVDAVIAKKNIQRYEETGRIDVAYLTSLSLDAIPVIMTLKEDPAVADKIKYLLQERAEELKEDRGWQSFHLAKHVAKSYLE
- a CDS encoding MFS transporter → MNTNVTPAANGKHKYLILGLLCLGWIINYFDKVAINVAVIPISQEFGLSETQVGLILSSFFLSYAIMQPIGGSLADKFGSRKVILFSVIGWSLFTILTGAAWSFLSLIIIRFLFGIGEGSYPSASSVAVAESFPQHERARAKSILTSATTIGAVLATLVAASLSKHFGWQAMFIVLGVLGLFLALLYAKFLHPAGAQAAKAKNTVDKLPLKELLKISMLWKLMAIYFGISMVNWGMMSWMPSYMVKVRHLDMVSMGALASIPAILSFFTVLGTGWMLDKKMVGREKYLISVGSLIGILSLYLLSKAPSVALVVTYQAFASIGLGAAVTTTLTMPLKYISPSSVGAASGLIYLGGQIAGVIAPTAMGFMIQQFNGSYDAAFWLLIIATAIPLFVGITLRTGALNRQEPPQAAASSS
- a CDS encoding cupredoxin domain-containing protein, which gives rise to MTKKWGLLVSAVAFSAMLLTACGGESKDQAASGGQTAQAPAAATGTAINIEASNWKFNQDTFEVKAGEEFTVNFKSAEGFHGIGIEGTDFELQKEGSKTLKIDKAGEYNIFCNVICGPDHGKMVAKLVVK
- a CDS encoding HTH domain-containing protein, producing MIRLGAIIAQHSLKELTTVPTRVADHCEVVLLPYHRLHETPELYRQNEQLVDGFVLTELAYFYLNDQWGSFSVPTYTFQISEQEFYKKLFQLSIHHRDLDFSRVYIDFLSEHNSFFGIKDVIPADSMPHTLSPFRITDKIHEEVLGEHIELWQAGKIDLSMTRMSNIVQDLADQGIPHLYLFPSPDSVVQQFEHIISELAAIKLAESRIAIGHVTMGSVDTARESLNEWELRQMLLHKSLLEFSTEQKVPFLIQKSNNSFEIISSFKDLKTLTDNLTQCLLLTYLEKTLPFPVHIGWGVGNSMYKARINAQSANNMSVSSKSMGTFVITDSDQIIGPLGEESCLSYRNQVNEFVQRKSEETDLSTLQLQKIMAVLAKTERNELTAEELAYHLGITVRSANRMLNQLEEKGVARILYKKQEKLRGRPKKIYQIQLTSEE
- a CDS encoding PLP-dependent aminotransferase family protein yields the protein MHIDLNRHSGITLTEQIRTAVADRIQSGLLQEGEKLPSVRNLSKLLDVSLMTVFHAYELLEQEGLIDRIQGKGSFILGKSTRFKNRPNQKEAEKPSMDWQNTVADYLPRAQYWRMMQSPLVDVAKLSMAALHSSLIPTEWITKQFFLHAQLDHSLLTEYGPVQGDSKLRDAVLPYFREKNIVAGPNEIMILNGSQQGIDLVASTFVGPGDVVVLEEPAYPCTIDVLRRRGATIFTIPIDEEGMQVDHLAALCDTRPPKLIYTNPTFQNPTGTVMSARRRAQLLELAQSYNAIILEDDATSDLYFGSAPPPPAIKSMDRHGHVIYLKGISKFISPGCRIGFLIADGTFMTRLVSSKGISDLGSPLITQKAILPFFTSNQLQKHLPVLREKLKERRNLVLQILNRMAPKGVRWTKPDGGLNIWMTLPHAMNADDLHTFALQEGISFLPGHVCFPAQQQYHHLRLSFSYLDIHTLESSLITLCRLLQGFTQSDRHSERIMHI
- a CDS encoding PLP-dependent aminotransferase family protein — translated: MQYPFTKRVSGITSSAVRDLLKVIQSGNIISFAGGLPDEALFPVQELELAYQKVFRSGGKYLQYGPTEGDVELRTLIQERLRERAIPASLENILVTTGSQQAIDLLAKVFLSAGDTVLVENPSYLAALQAFQLYEANMIAVQSDHHGMIPEDLEEKIITHSPKFIYVVPTFSNPEGKVWSKERREALLQLAAKHNVIVVEDDPYSDLRFTDEQPVPLAGMEADGAHVIYTSTFSKTVAPGVRIGWLTGPKEVIRMSALSKQSTDLHTSSIDQRALYYFLQDFPIRQHVERLREQYKHRLQVMQRHLSREGQNLFEWAEPQGGMFLWVSMKGTIDASELLEAALQEGVAFVPGASFFVGQPERNTLRLNYTHAAPEVIEAGMARLMTAIDKVVASSVNGR
- a CDS encoding M20 family metallopeptidase, with the translated sequence MVNRNRIAEIIEQKRELLTHVSDRIWDFAETRFEEFRSAELLCQILEQEGFAVEKDLAGIPTAFVGSYGSGGPVVAILGEFDALSGLSQERGNPVHQPIQAGGNGHGCGHNLLGTGSLAAAIAIRHYMEENQISGTVRYYGCPAEEGGSGKAYMAREGLFDDVDFAICWHPQNFNAIMSISSLANYQVYFKFKGKAAHAAAAPHLGRSALDAVELMNVGVNYLREHVIPEARMHYAITNTGGFSPNVVQAEADVLYLIRAPKTQQVEEIYQRVCKIAQGAAMMTETEVEIIFDKACSNLIPNQALERVMYENFRELGVPVFDDAEKEFARQIRTTIPDADKNSELQMLAKLKGAGAGELLKQLEKQELSDFLLPHMQTPRLMSGSTDVGDVSWITPTVQCSTTCFAMGTQLHSWQAVSQGGMSIGQKGMLHAGKVMAATAIDALLRPDVIEEAKAELRERLDGQSYVCPIPAEIKPAARR
- a CDS encoding metallophosphoesterase, which gives rise to MCGSYLAILLSLAAGAIYVVVQTLYAQTTRVHLTVKDLPSLTLIHITDLHGRIRFLNGSLHRLLNRWRPDMVFVTGDLAQNSGQLAYVMDEIARVRAKRGIYFVPGNYEREEMRGAEDSLSSQRTYPKAQSMHLRFCF